CTCTTTGGAAGTTAAACATGCTCATTTTTATATTCTCTGCATTCACATCGCGAGGAGGACCTTTTTGTACCTGAATTGCAGCATAATGACATCAAATACTTGCAATACAACAACAATGACAATAATAATGCTCATAAGATGCAGAGGCACTGACATGATAATCTTCCAAATCAAATTGATTTTGGAGCTGCCTTGCAAGTTCCTCGTCACGACTGCTCTGTGCAAAGGGATTTCTTATTGAAGGCTTTGCTCCAGCTTTCCTCTTTTCCCATTCATCCAAAGTGAACACCACGGGCTCTTCCTCTTGCCTCCCCTTTCCTCTATATTGTCTACCTCTTGAATGCCTGTCATCCCGGTTTTGATGACTCATTTTCTGGAGGAGTTTTTGTGCAGCCGCTTGGTTTTGAACAGGGACAGCTTCAATTACTGTAGAAGCCATGGATACATCAGTATCACATTACAAAGTAAACAGAAATGTAGAACatttacaataaaataaatacacaagTTAACTGAATGCAGTTGTGTGAATTTTGTAATTAGTCCATTTTACATAACCGTTGATCTGGACATAATTTAAAGAGGAGCTTAAATTCTCCATTTTTAAGATTCAAGTATTACTCTGACACCTTCCACCTGTCTCATCTACAAGCACATATGCCCCAGTAGTAACAATCATTAATAATCATTCAACAAACCTGCCACACCCCCTCCCCCCATTCTTTCCTCCCTAGGTGACATAAAATCAGACTTAAATTATATGAGTTACAGATGCAGCatagataataataaaatataataaaaagttGCAAGCTGGACTTAAAAATGAAGATCCACCTTCTTTTGGCCTCGCTGCAGAGCTACTAGGTTTATCTTGAGTTTGTTCATCAAGGGAATCTGTCGTAAGCTTGTTATCTGTGTCATTCTTTTTATCAGAGTTATCCACGTCGTTTGATTTCAAATGAATGTCCTGCTGCCTTCCAATTGGCCTAACCTCAACGTTTCTGGCAACAGGCCCACTGCTCTTGGAGTTCACATCAGAGTAATCTGCCAATGATTGCATCTCGCTCATGAGTTATGCATTCATTAGCAATCTGAACATTATGGTGAAAGACATAAACTACTAAAATCTTATGCAATTAAGAGCTCAAGAATACTGACAAGAAGACTTGTCCTGCTGAGGAAACCGACTTTTGGGTACCCCAACTTGCAACTTCTCAAATGGAGGGGGGCCGTTACCGCCACTTTCCTGTGAAACCCTTAAAGATGAGCGGGAAAAACCtgaatattttttattcatctGCCATTCTTCATAAAGTGACTGAACAACGCCTCCCAACAAAGTCACAACTTTAGGATTCAAACATACTATTCCATTACGTATAGTAGCTCTACCTTCCAAACGGACCTGCCAATCAAAAGCAGGACAAACAAAAGATGTTCAGTTAACAAGAGATGTGACCTTCATATATGCACCAGTTGTCCACGAACTTGAGAAATAGGGAATAGAGAGACACTGAAAACTTGTTCCAAAATTTGTATCAAGGTTCACATGACCAGTAATATACAATAAACACAGCCTGTAGCGTGTAGGGAAATCCCAAGCATAGTATGACAGATTCTTCAAACTGGCATCATATCTCATGAAAAAGTACTTATATTCCGCACAAAATGGTAATCAACAGACTAACTGTCAAACTTAGaaatttcatccattggaatgTTGAGCTAAAAGTAACATATTGGATAACGAATTGTTGAGCTCAAGTGAAATAATTTAAGTATGTTTGTCTTACACTTGGATTTATCAAGCccaatatataataaattattagttTTCCGATGGGCTTCACAATTGTGCAGCTCAATTTCTATTAGTTTGCTATTAAACTGAAGACAAATTCCAAAATATGTTCAATCAATGACAGCTCTAAGTTATTTACATAGATATAAAACGCAAGCTGAGCATTGAGCTAGCATGAAGCAACAGGGAAGTACCTTTGTACCAGGAACGACGTCGTCAGGGATTGATGGGATGTGAGAGTACTCTACAGCTGCCACCTCGCTGTGGCCGTCTGTCAGCCCAAGCTTTAAAAGACGCCGACTACTTGAATTTCTCGCAAAATCCTCCACACTGCTTCTGGTAATGTCTCTAACCCAAGCTATCTGATAAAAACACAAACGAAGACCgcatttttctttgtctttatgttttttctcGGCAACCAAACAGTGAACAATAAAAATTCACGAGAGAGTTAAGAGGTGTGATTGCCTGGAGGACTTGAGGGCCGAGAAGATGAGATGATTTGCGGAGAGTATTCGGGTCGGGCAAGGACTTGGCGGAGATGGATTTGAGGTCCATGTTGGTGAGCTCCGATTCCACTGAATTCACCACCGTACGCGTGTCGTCGGCCAAAGCGGACTGGATCATGATCATCGCCTTCACTTGTTCCAGGTCGCCGAAGCACCATCCCCTGCTCCTTAGGGTTTCGATTGCAGCGTCTGAACCACCGGAGCTCTCCTCCATTTTTAGCGCCTGTTGCGCGGCGTTTGATTTTGGGGCTTTTCTTAGCTTTTGCAATTGCAACAGAGAACGAACAATGTAGGATGTGGTCCCATGTTGGCCATGAAATGTCGTCGTCTTGGCTTTAGTGAGGGTGAGGGGCCAACGGGCCGAGGACCAAAAAGGGCCTACATCACCCAATAGCAAGGGACGACGGGCCGAGGTGTATAAGTTGGTGGGCCCTAGGCAGGGCTTGGGCCATCCTGGTATAGAATGATTAAGTCCGGCAGGGCAAGTAGGtagtttattaaataattaataaaataaaaaaatagtggGGCATCATGCCATGTCTCAATAAAATGAGAATTTTAGGTGTCACCGGTTGTAATTAGTTAGTGGGCATAATTCTCAGATGACCCTCATCGCATCACGCATAAAAGAAATACTATATAAATTATGTTAGTTAGCAATTTTGCGAAGTGTATTTGTTACatcaattatttatataatttattattggATGAATGATGCATCATTGAGAGGCACTTGGTTTTGGTTGGAGATGTGCATGTGGAAAGTAGAATGTGGTTGATGtgtgtaaaatatatatatatatatatatatatatatgtattgttATATGTGGTTTCTAATTCTAATTACCACGTAGTTTCGTGTATCTTAATAGTCGGTTACCAATTTGTGAGCTACTCTCACCAACCAACCAGAAGACaatgagagaaggaaaagGTCCTTGAGCCTTTGATAT
Above is a genomic segment from Prunus dulcis chromosome 7, ALMONDv2, whole genome shotgun sequence containing:
- the LOC117635848 gene encoding tudor domain-containing protein 3, yielding MEESSGGSDAAIETLRSRGWCFGDLEQVKAMIMIQSALADDTRTVVNSVESELTNMDLKSISAKSLPDPNTLRKSSHLLGPQVLQIAWVRDITRSSVEDFARNSSSRRLLKLGLTDGHSEVAAVEYSHIPSIPDDVVPGTKVRLEGRATIRNGIVCLNPKVVTLLGGVVQSLYEEWQMNKKYSGFSRSSLRVSQESGGNGPPPFEKLQVGVPKSRFPQQDKSSYYSDVNSKSSGPVARNVEVRPIGRQQDIHLKSNDVDNSDKKNDTDNKLTTDSLDEQTQDKPSSSAARPKEVIEAVPVQNQAAAQKLLQKMSHQNRDDRHSRGRQYRGKGRQEEEPVVFTLDEWEKRKAGAKPSIRNPFAQSSRDEELARQLQNQFDLEDYHVQKGPPRDVNAENIKMSMFNFQRDDDGGRGMGHEGRGRGRGRGRGRGRGGGRGRGGFR